A part of Emys orbicularis isolate rEmyOrb1 chromosome 13, rEmyOrb1.hap1, whole genome shotgun sequence genomic DNA contains:
- the AFMID gene encoding kynurenine formamidase, with protein sequence MGKWRDMTKEELEKQYAPSRWSHRMDKEVVIEAHVRAVTEGTRRAQATMQTLLHVPYGGSDGEKLDIYLPTDPSGAFPLVLYIHGGYWQFLSKEVSGFIAPPLVTQGIAVVAVGYDVVPKGHLDVMVAQVRRSVAFIVQQYSKISGVYLCGHSAGAHLAAMVLSTDWEEYGVTPDIKGAFLVSGVYDLEPIMHTSVNNLLHMSRSDCSAVTLSLPREVAWRNSPVLGVTAATPARKACEVLIAVAQHDSPEFHRQSQEYFQALRLAGWRVSLLDIADTDHFDVIEKLSQGGYILTQVILNMISRA encoded by the exons ATGGGGAAGTGGCGAGACATGACAAAGGAG GAGCTAGAGAAGCAGTATGCCCCGAGCCGGTGGTCTCACCGCATGGACAAGGAGGTTGTGATAGAGGCCCATGTCAGGGCGGTGACTGAAG GCACCCGGAGGGCCCAGGCCACCATGCAGACCCTGCTGCATGTCCCTTATGGGGGCAGTGATGGGGAGAAACTGGACATTTACTTACCCACAGATCCCTCTGGAG CCTTCCCACTCGTCCTGTACATCCACGGTGGATACTGGCAGTTTTTAAG TAAGGAGGTGTCGGGCTTTATAGCGCCCCCTCTGGTGACACAGGGCATTGCGGTGGTGGCGGTTGGCTATGATGTGGTTCCGAAAG GCCATCTGGATGTGATGGTGGCGCAGGTGCGGCGCAGCGTGGCCTTCATTGTGCAGCAGTATTCAAAGATCAG CGGAGTTTACCTGTGTGGACACTCAGCAGGGGCTCACCTGGCAGCCATGGTGCTCTCAACTGACTGGGAGGAGTACGGAGTGACACCAGACATAAAAG GAGCTTTTCTAGTGAGTGGAGTCTACGACCTCGAACCCATCATGCACACCTCCGTGAACAACCTGCTCCATATGAGCCG GTCTGACTGCTCTGCAGTGACACTGTCTCTACCCAGGGAGGTCGCTTGGAGGAACAGCCCCGTCCTAGGCGTGACAGCAGCGACGCCTGCCAGGAAGGCCTGTGAGGTGCTGATCGCTGTGGCCCAACACGACTCGCCAGAATTCCACAGACAATCCCAAGAGTATTTCCAG GCCTTGCGCTTAGCTGGCTGGAGAGTCTCTCTGCTGGACATTGCTGACACGGATCACTTTGACGTCATTGAGAAGTTATCCCAGGGGGGCTATATCCTGACTCAG GTGATTTTGAACATGATTTCAAGAGCTTGA
- the TK1 gene encoding thymidine kinase, cytosolic, with the protein MSCLNVPGVQPGSPAKARGQIQVIFGPMFSGKSTELMRRVRRFQIAQYKCLVIKYAKDTRYCANGVSTHDRNTMEALSACYLKDVHQEALGSAVIGIDEGQFFPDIVEFCEAMANAGKTVIVAALDGTFQRKAFGSILNLVPLAESVVKLNAVCMECYREASYTKRLGSEREVEVIGGSDKYHSVCRVCYFRKRPQQAGPENKENLPVGAKQVDVLASRKVLASRQMPWSTSN; encoded by the exons ATGAGCTGCCTCAACGTGCCCGGGGTGCAGCCCGGCTCGCCTGCCAAGGCGCGCGGCCAGATCCAG GTGATTTTCGGGCCCATGTTCTCCGGGAAAAG CACAGAACTCATGCGCCGGGTCCGCAGATTCCAGATTGCCCAGTACAAATGCCTTGTGATCAAGTACGCCAAGGACACTCGTTACTGCGCCAATGGGGTCTCCACGCATGACAG GAATACCATGGAGGCTCTTTCAGCCTGTTATCTCAAAGACGTGCACCAGGAGGCGCTTGGTTCAGCTGTGATTGGCATTGATGAAGGCCAGTTT TTCCCAGACATTGTGGAGTTCTGCGAGGCAATGGCCAATGCAGGGAAGACTGTAATCGTTGCTGCCCTCGATGGGACCTTCCAGAGGAAG GCATTTGGGAGCATCCTGAACCTGGTCCCCTTGGCAGAGAGTGTAGTGAAGCTGAATGCTGTATGCATGGAGTGTTACCGGGAGGCTTCATACACTAAGAGgctgggctctgagagggag GTTGAAGTCATTGGAGGGTCAGACAAGTATCACTCTGTCTGCCGTGTCTGCTACTTCAGGAAGCGACCTCAGCAGGCTGGGCCAGAAAACAAAGAGAACCTGCCTGTGGGGGCCAAACAGGTGGATGTCCTAGCCTCCCGAAAGGTCCTGGCTTCGCGACAAATGCCGTGGAGCACATCAAACTGA
- the SYNGR2 gene encoding synaptogyrin-2 isoform X2, translated as MESGSAYGAAKAGGTFDLLRFLQRPQILVFSLIVFSCIISEGYTNPHETEQLHCVFHQNEDACRYGIGIGVLGFLACVAFFTIDIYFPQISNATDRKYLVMADLGFSALWTFLWFVGFCFLTNQWAMTLPSDVRVGADSARAAIAFSFFSIFSWGFLITFALQRYRMGVEDFTNSYTDPTPDPSTPYSIYPNVPHDNYQQPPFTQPGETSEGYQPPPAY; from the exons atggagagCGGCAGCGCCTACGGAGCGGCCAAGGCCGGCGGCACCTTCGACCTGCTGCGCTTCCTGCAGCGGCCGCAGATCCTG GTGTTCTCCCTCATCGTGTTCTCCTGCATCATCAGTGAGGGGTACACCAACCCGCATGAAACTGAGCAGCTCCACTGCGTCTTCCACCAGAATGAGGACGCCTGCCGCTACGGCATCGGCATCGGCGTCCTTGGCTTCCTGGCCTGTGTCGCCTTCTTCACAATCGATATCTACTTCCCCCAGATCAGCAATGCCACTGACCGTAAATACTTGGTCATGGCAGACTTGGGCTTTTCAG cactcTGGACATTCCTGTGGTTCGTTGGCTTTTGCTTCTTGACCAACCAGTGGGCTATGACACTGCCGAGCGACGTGCGTGTGGGGGCTGACTCGGCCCGAGCTGCCATTGCCTTCAGCTTCTTCTCCATCTTCTCCTGG GGGTTCCTGATCACCTTTGCTCTCCAGAGGTACAGAATGGGAGTGGAGGACTTTACTAACAGCTACACTGACCCCACCCCTGACCCTTCGACCCCCTACTCAATTTACCCCAACGTCCCTCACGACAACTACCAGCAGCCGCCCTTCACCCAGCCCGGAGAGACCTCGGAGGGCTACCAGCCCCCACCTGCGTACTGA
- the SYNGR2 gene encoding synaptogyrin-2 isoform X1, with protein MESGSAYGAAKAGGTFDLLRFLQRPQILVRLLSAVFSLIVFSCIISEGYTNPHETEQLHCVFHQNEDACRYGIGIGVLGFLACVAFFTIDIYFPQISNATDRKYLVMADLGFSALWTFLWFVGFCFLTNQWAMTLPSDVRVGADSARAAIAFSFFSIFSWGFLITFALQRYRMGVEDFTNSYTDPTPDPSTPYSIYPNVPHDNYQQPPFTQPGETSEGYQPPPAY; from the exons atggagagCGGCAGCGCCTACGGAGCGGCCAAGGCCGGCGGCACCTTCGACCTGCTGCGCTTCCTGCAGCGGCCGCAGATCCTGGTGCGGCTGCTGAGCGCG GTGTTCTCCCTCATCGTGTTCTCCTGCATCATCAGTGAGGGGTACACCAACCCGCATGAAACTGAGCAGCTCCACTGCGTCTTCCACCAGAATGAGGACGCCTGCCGCTACGGCATCGGCATCGGCGTCCTTGGCTTCCTGGCCTGTGTCGCCTTCTTCACAATCGATATCTACTTCCCCCAGATCAGCAATGCCACTGACCGTAAATACTTGGTCATGGCAGACTTGGGCTTTTCAG cactcTGGACATTCCTGTGGTTCGTTGGCTTTTGCTTCTTGACCAACCAGTGGGCTATGACACTGCCGAGCGACGTGCGTGTGGGGGCTGACTCGGCCCGAGCTGCCATTGCCTTCAGCTTCTTCTCCATCTTCTCCTGG GGGTTCCTGATCACCTTTGCTCTCCAGAGGTACAGAATGGGAGTGGAGGACTTTACTAACAGCTACACTGACCCCACCCCTGACCCTTCGACCCCCTACTCAATTTACCCCAACGTCCCTCACGACAACTACCAGCAGCCGCCCTTCACCCAGCCCGGAGAGACCTCGGAGGGCTACCAGCCCCCACCTGCGTACTGA